Part of the Streptomyces sp. HSG2 genome, CATGGCGTCGGCGATCTCCCGCGTCTGCCACGCGGTGGCCTCCAGCACGGCCCGTGCCAGGTGCGCCTTGGTGACGTACCGGGTCAGGCCGGCGATGACGCCGCGGGCGTCCGAACGCCAGTAGGGGGCGAAGAGCCCCGAGAAGGCCGGCACGAAGTAGGCGCCGCCGTTGTCCTCGACCGACAGGGCGAGCGTCTCGATCTCGGCGGCGGTCGACACCAGTCCCATCTGGTCTCGCATCCACTGGACGAGAGACCCGGTGACGGCGATGGAGCCTTCCAGCGCGTAGACGGTGTCCTGCTCGCCGATCTTGTAGCCGACGGTGGTCAGCAGACCGCTGTAGGAGTTGATGATCTTGGAGCCGGTGTTCATCACCATGAACGTGCCGGTGCCGTAGGTCGACTTGGTCTCGCCTTCGGAGAAGCAGGTCTGCCCGAAGAGGGCCGCCTGCTGGTCCCCGAGGGCCGACGCGACCGGGATGCCGCCCAGCAGCTCTCCGAGCCGGCCGCCCTTGATCTCTCCGTAGACCTCCGCGGAGGAACGGATCTCCGGCAACATCGTGGTGGGCACGCCGATGGACTCGGCGATCCTCTCGTCCCACCGCATGGTGTGCAGATTCATCAGCATCGTGCGGGAGGCGTTGGTGACGTCGGTGACGTGGTGACCCCCGTCGGCACCGCCGGTCAGGTTCCAGATGACCCAGGTGTCCATCGTACCGAAGAGGATGTCGCCCGCCTCGGCGCGCTCGCGCAGCCCGTCCACGTTGTCCAGCAGCCAGCGGGCCTTGGGGCCGGCGAAGTACGAGGCGAGCGGGAGGCCTGTCTCGCGTCGGAAGCGGTCCTGCCCGACGTTGCGGCCGAGCTCCCTGCAGAGGGCGTCGGTGCGGGTGTCCTGCCAGACGATGGCGTTGTGGACGGGTTCGCCGGTCTTGCGGTCCCACAGGACGGTGGTCTCGCGCTGGTTGGTGATGCCGATGGCCTTGATGTCGGCGCGGGTGATGCCGGCCTTCTCGACGGCTCCCGCGACGACCTCCTGGACGTTGGTCCAGATCTCGGTGGCGTCGTGCTCGACCCAGCCCGGCTTGGGGAAGATCTGCTCGTGCTCTTTCTGGTCGACGGAGACGATTCGACCGTCACGGTCGAAGACGATGCAGCGGGACGAGGTGGTCCCCTGGTCGATCGCCGCGATGAAGGGGCCGGCGGTGTGGGCGTCGGTCACTGTGTGCTCCTCGGGTTCCGTGGTGGAGGGCGTGTCGGGGGTGTGCGCGGTGCGTCGGCCGGAGGGGCCGGTGCCCGCCTAGGCGAAGGCCACGTTGTAGACACCCGCGGCGATGGCGCTGCCGACGAGGGGGCCGGCGATGGGCA contains:
- the glpK gene encoding glycerol kinase GlpK — encoded protein: MTDAHTAGPFIAAIDQGTTSSRCIVFDRDGRIVSVDQKEHEQIFPKPGWVEHDATEIWTNVQEVVAGAVEKAGITRADIKAIGITNQRETTVLWDRKTGEPVHNAIVWQDTRTDALCRELGRNVGQDRFRRETGLPLASYFAGPKARWLLDNVDGLRERAEAGDILFGTMDTWVIWNLTGGADGGHHVTDVTNASRTMLMNLHTMRWDERIAESIGVPTTMLPEIRSSAEVYGEIKGGRLGELLGGIPVASALGDQQAALFGQTCFSEGETKSTYGTGTFMVMNTGSKIINSYSGLLTTVGYKIGEQDTVYALEGSIAVTGSLVQWMRDQMGLVSTAAEIETLALSVEDNGGAYFVPAFSGLFAPYWRSDARGVIAGLTRYVTKAHLARAVLEATAWQTREIADAMTKDSGVELTALKVDGGMTSNNLLMQTLSDFLDAPVVRPMVAETTCLGAAYAAGLAVGFWNSTDDLRANWRRAAEWTPRMDAEIRDREYKNWLKAVERTMGWLEDEE